In the Salinirubrum litoreum genome, one interval contains:
- a CDS encoding ArsA family ATPase: MEKFVFFGGKGGVGKTTVSSAYALKCANADQQTLVVSTDPAHSTSDVFDQQFDDDPRPVDGVDNLHAMEIDPDEEVEEHLMETKRALGDQVSPALVNEIDRQIEMAHQTPGAYESALFDRFVDVMRDSDDYDRVVFDTSPTGGTLRLLSLPEFLQGWIDRLLAKRQQSVKLFERAAIGNQEPRRMLDGDPIIARLQARKELFEYAEETLREQASFFLVLNPDTLSIRETERAVAGLSEYDLAVEGLVVNRLTPAPDDDEQGRGARYLRDRVATEQDRLATIRSRFEVPLVAAIETRVAEVRGDLLREVAAELDVSVAPDATASD; encoded by the coding sequence ATGGAGAAGTTCGTCTTCTTCGGCGGGAAGGGTGGTGTCGGCAAGACCACGGTCTCCAGCGCCTACGCGCTGAAGTGCGCGAACGCGGACCAGCAGACGCTGGTCGTCTCGACCGACCCGGCACACAGCACCTCGGACGTGTTCGACCAGCAGTTCGACGACGACCCTCGGCCGGTCGACGGCGTCGACAACCTCCACGCGATGGAGATCGACCCCGACGAGGAGGTCGAAGAACACCTCATGGAGACGAAACGCGCCCTCGGCGATCAGGTGAGTCCGGCGCTCGTCAACGAGATCGACCGGCAGATCGAGATGGCCCACCAGACGCCCGGCGCGTACGAGTCGGCGCTGTTCGACCGCTTCGTCGACGTGATGCGCGACAGCGACGACTACGACCGGGTCGTCTTCGACACCTCGCCGACCGGCGGGACCCTGCGACTGCTCTCGCTCCCGGAGTTCCTGCAGGGGTGGATCGACCGTCTGCTCGCCAAGCGCCAGCAGAGCGTGAAACTGTTCGAGCGCGCCGCGATCGGCAACCAGGAGCCACGGCGGATGCTCGACGGCGACCCGATCATCGCCCGACTGCAGGCACGGAAAGAGCTGTTCGAGTACGCCGAGGAGACCCTGCGCGAGCAGGCGAGTTTCTTCCTCGTCCTGAACCCGGACACCCTCTCGATCCGGGAGACGGAGCGCGCCGTCGCGGGTCTGTCGGAGTACGACCTCGCCGTCGAGGGGTTGGTCGTCAACCGCCTCACGCCGGCGCCGGACGACGACGAGCAGGGTCGCGGCGCGCGCTACCTCCGGGACCGCGTGGCGACCGAGCAGGACCGACTGGCGACGATCCGGAGTCGCTTCGAGGTGCCACTGGTCGCCGCCATCGAGACCCGGGTCGCCGAGGTTCGCGGGGACCTCTTACGGGAGGTCGCCGCCGAACTCGACGTGTCGGTCGCCCCGGACGCGACCGCCTCCGACTGA
- a CDS encoding carbon starvation CstA family protein: MVQAITLVVLVLGTFTVGYLGYSRYLSRFVELDDDAETPAHKYEDGQEYVPSKKPVLLGHHYSSIAGGAPIVGPITAALAWGWLPAFLWVAIGNPLFGAVHDFMSLSSSMRHEGKSIGYIIGQYVGERGKSMILWFAFLTIILVIAVFALVIAIVFDAYPSAATASLVYIGLALLFGAYLYQFDLPFLPGTAVFVAAVFGGIWVGVNFPLAVAADVAPAMEGVDPIVLFGAGLPLPAVLGSANIGGWIVVVMLYGLVASVLPVWVLLQPRDFLTSSLLYAGVGGTLLAVVVGTALGAGGQLEIALPAYTGFMGNGFGPLFPLLFVTIACGTISGFHSLVSSGTTAKQLNKETDARPIGYGAMLGEGLLATVAIVTVAVYGFTDAGGGIGLALPNFAAGGGLILNVGFGIPETLAAPFMGLVLVSFLLTSTDTAIRLGRYMFEEIVGTPETAVEQTTTNRYVNVALQVTPAYLLVASGSWSDLWPLFGGANQTLAALALLVATVWLANWKDDKQLISTGGPMAIMFAITTTALLYKSLYELLYLRFIQGQWPGLDPGQAPTLITQFSTGLQIVLALVLVGLGLALAFMGVKNVSQARESGVVATDGGDPTDD, translated from the coding sequence ATGGTACAGGCTATCACGCTGGTCGTGCTGGTGCTCGGGACGTTCACCGTCGGGTATCTCGGGTACTCGCGGTACCTCTCCCGGTTCGTCGAGCTGGACGACGACGCGGAGACACCGGCACACAAGTACGAGGACGGGCAGGAGTACGTTCCGTCGAAGAAGCCCGTCCTCTTGGGGCATCACTATTCGAGTATCGCGGGCGGTGCGCCGATCGTCGGCCCGATCACGGCCGCGTTGGCGTGGGGCTGGTTGCCGGCGTTCCTGTGGGTCGCCATCGGGAACCCGCTGTTCGGTGCGGTTCACGACTTCATGTCGCTGTCCTCGTCGATGCGACACGAGGGCAAGAGTATCGGCTACATCATCGGTCAGTACGTCGGCGAGCGCGGCAAGAGCATGATCCTCTGGTTCGCGTTCCTGACGATCATCCTCGTCATCGCCGTCTTCGCGCTGGTCATCGCCATCGTCTTCGACGCCTACCCGTCGGCGGCGACGGCGAGTCTGGTCTACATCGGGCTGGCGCTGCTGTTCGGCGCGTACCTCTACCAGTTCGACCTCCCGTTCCTGCCGGGGACCGCCGTGTTCGTCGCGGCGGTGTTCGGCGGCATCTGGGTCGGTGTCAACTTCCCGCTGGCCGTCGCGGCCGACGTCGCACCGGCGATGGAGGGTGTCGACCCGATCGTGCTGTTCGGCGCGGGACTGCCACTCCCGGCGGTGCTGGGGAGTGCGAACATCGGCGGCTGGATCGTCGTCGTGATGCTGTACGGGCTGGTGGCCAGCGTTCTGCCGGTGTGGGTGCTGCTCCAGCCGCGTGACTTCCTCACGTCGAGCCTGCTGTACGCCGGTGTCGGTGGCACGTTGCTCGCCGTCGTCGTCGGCACGGCACTCGGCGCGGGCGGGCAGTTGGAGATCGCACTGCCGGCGTACACCGGCTTCATGGGCAACGGCTTCGGTCCCCTGTTCCCACTGCTGTTCGTCACCATCGCCTGCGGGACGATCAGCGGGTTCCACTCGCTGGTCTCCTCGGGGACGACGGCCAAGCAGTTGAACAAGGAGACGGACGCCCGGCCGATCGGGTACGGGGCGATGCTCGGCGAGGGACTCCTCGCCACCGTCGCCATCGTCACCGTCGCGGTGTACGGCTTCACCGACGCGGGCGGCGGGATCGGGCTGGCACTGCCGAACTTCGCCGCCGGTGGGGGGCTGATCCTCAACGTCGGCTTCGGCATCCCCGAGACGCTGGCCGCGCCGTTCATGGGACTCGTGCTCGTCAGCTTCCTGTTGACGAGCACGGACACCGCGATCCGCCTCGGTCGGTACATGTTCGAGGAGATCGTCGGCACGCCCGAGACGGCCGTCGAGCAGACGACGACGAACCGCTACGTCAACGTCGCCCTGCAGGTGACGCCGGCGTACCTGCTCGTCGCGTCCGGCAGTTGGTCGGACCTCTGGCCGCTGTTCGGCGGCGCGAACCAGACGCTCGCCGCACTCGCGCTGCTGGTGGCGACGGTCTGGCTCGCCAACTGGAAGGACGACAAACAGCTCATCAGCACCGGCGGCCCGATGGCGATCATGTTCGCCATCACGACGACCGCCCTGCTGTACAAGAGCCTCTACGAGTTGCTGTACCTGCGCTTCATCCAGGGGCAGTGGCCGGGACTCGACCCCGGACAGGCTCCGACGCTGATCACACAGTTCTCGACGGGACTCCAGATCGTCCTCGCGCTGGTGCTGGTCGGACTCGGACTGGCACTGGCGTTCATGGGCGTCAAAAACGTCTCGCAGGCACGCGAATCCGGCGTCGTCGCCACCGACGGCGGCGACCCGACCGACGACTGA
- a CDS encoding sugar O-acetyltransferase: MLAGDLYDPMVPDLVARREAAAEWTRRFNTTDPTDAAGRADLLAEWFGSVGDRVTVEPPFRCDYGEQIHVGDDFFANYGCVFLDVCRIEFGDDCLLGPGVHVYTATHPLDAESRRTRLEYGKPVTVGDEVWVGGRAVLNPGVTVGDRAMVASGAVVTDDVPSDCVVQGNPAEVVKRLDPPA; this comes from the coding sequence ATGCTCGCCGGCGACCTCTACGACCCGATGGTCCCGGACCTCGTAGCCCGCCGGGAGGCGGCCGCCGAGTGGACCCGCCGGTTCAACACGACCGACCCGACCGACGCGGCCGGTCGCGCCGACCTCCTCGCCGAGTGGTTCGGCTCCGTGGGCGACCGCGTGACCGTCGAACCGCCCTTCCGGTGTGACTACGGCGAGCAGATCCACGTCGGCGACGACTTCTTCGCCAACTACGGCTGTGTCTTCCTCGACGTCTGCCGGATCGAGTTCGGCGACGACTGCCTGCTGGGACCGGGTGTCCACGTCTACACCGCGACGCATCCACTGGACGCCGAGTCCCGCAGGACGCGACTGGAGTACGGCAAACCGGTCACGGTCGGCGACGAGGTGTGGGTCGGCGGCCGGGCCGTCCTCAATCCGGGTGTGACGGTGGGCGACAGAGCGATGGTCGCCAGCGGTGCGGTCGTCACCGACGACGTGCCGAGCGACTGCGTGGTGCAGGGGAACCCCGCCGAGGTCGTGAAGCGACTCGATCCGCCGGCGTGA